The proteins below are encoded in one region of Hordeum vulgare subsp. vulgare chromosome 3H, MorexV3_pseudomolecules_assembly, whole genome shotgun sequence:
- the LOC123439660 gene encoding nodulin-related protein 1-like, whose amino-acid sequence MEGEKNSSGDLMSSSKLVAEAARTAYEKKSVEGIDKEKVAAASADILDSAAKYGKLEDKPVGQYLEKAEEYLKQYSSGGAEKTDAPAAADAPKPDAPKEPAPAPAPAPAVEEEKSSDGFGLDDVMKGAASLSGKKGDGEEKESGGGGFMKMAQGFMK is encoded by the coding sequence ATGGAGGGTGAGAAGAACTCGTCCGGGGACCTGATGTCCAGCAGCAAGCTGGTCGCGGAGGCCGCCAGGACAGCCTACGAGAAGAAGAGCGTCGAGGGCATCGACAAGGAAAAGgtagccgccgcctccgccgATATCCTGGACTCCGCCGCCAAGTACGGCAAGCTAGAGGACAAGCCGGTGGGCCAGTACCTCGAGAAGGCCGAGGAGTACCTGAAACAGTACAGCTCCGGCGGTGCAGAGAAGACTGATGCACCTGCTGCCGCTGACGCACCGAAGCCGGATGCACCCAAGGAGCCAGCGCCTGCGCCTGCACCTGCACCCGCCGTGGAGGAAGAGAAATCGTCCGACGGGTTCGGTCTCGACGACGTCATGAAGGGGGCTGCATCGCTATCAGGGAAGAAGGGTGacggggaggagaaggagagcggcggcggcggcttcatGAAGATGGCTCAGGGGTTCATGAAGTAG